One segment of Platichthys flesus chromosome 15, fPlaFle2.1, whole genome shotgun sequence DNA contains the following:
- the sptbn2 gene encoding spectrin family protein isoform X1 — translation MSTISPTDFDSLEIQQQYNDINNRWDLAAETDWDNENSSARLFERSRIKALADEREAVQKKTFTKWVNSHLGRVTSRIGDLYTDLRDGRMLIRLLEVLSGEQLPKPTKGRMRIHCLENVDKALQFLKEQKVHLENMGSHDIVDGNHRLTLGLIWTIILRFQIQDISVETEDNKEKKSAKEALLLWCQMKTAGYPNVNIHNFTTSWRDGLAFSAIVHKHRSDLIEFDNLKRSNAHYNLQNAFNVAEKELGLTKLLDPEDVNVDQPDEKSIITYVATYYHYFSKMKALAVEGKRIGKVLDYAIEADQLIEKYETLASELLQWIEQTIGTLNDRQLANSLNAVQNQLQAFNSYRTVEKPPKFTEKGNLEILLFTIQSKMRANNQKVYMPREGKLISDINKAWERLEKAEHERELALRNELIRQEKLEMLAARFDRKAAMRETWLSENQRLVSQDNFGTDLGAVEAATRKHEAIETDIGAYWERVAAVEAVAKELEAEGYHDVRRVIARRDNVLRLWEYLKELLVARRERLNAHRDLQRLFQEMCYIMDWTADMKNRLQSQDNGKHLHDVLDLLQKHNLVEADISAQAERIKAVQGAAQRFTSYEQAYKPCEPGLVGEKVDLLGQAYEELGQLACKRREQLEDSRRLWQFMWDVGEEAAWIREQEQILASGDCGRDLTSALHLLSKHEAFRDEMAARYGPLSNSIAAGEALVNEGHFGAPEVTERIEDIRSQWAHLEETTKLREQRLKEAVALQQFQTDASDMEAWIMETLRQVSSQELGHDEFSTQTIARKQREIDEEIQSHRPVIDSLQEQVQALPQAYTQSPQVDGRLPAIEQSYEELETLSVARRQALEGALALYRMFSEAGACQLWVEEKEQWLDSMEIPTKLEDLEVVQQRFETLEPEMNNLGTRVTDVNQVAEQLLSSDNCSKDQIHQTKDQLNSRWTEFEQLAGQKKHALESALNIQNYHLECNEIQTWMKEKTKVIESTQSLGNDLAGVMALQRKLTGMERDLEAIQGKLDDLRNEAETLATEHPDQAGEIQGRLAGIQEVWEELNATMKRREESLGEASKLQGFLRDLDGFQSWLSRTQTAVASEDIPTSLTEAESLLAQHENIKNEVDNYKEDYEKMRAVGEEVTQGQTDAQYMFLAQRLQALDTGWHELRRMWENRHSLLAQAFDFQTFLRDAKQAEAFLNSQEYVLSHTEMPASLQGAEEAIKKHEDFLTTTEASEEKITGVVENGRRLINDSNANSDKIQEKVDSIQERHFKNKESANELLTKLKDNRELQHFLQDGQELTLWINEKMLTAQDMSYDEARNLHSKWQKHQAFMAELASNKDWLDKIDKEGQALVAEKPELKPVVQQTLEDLQRQWEELEGTTRTKAQCLFDANRAELFTQSCSSLDVWLKNLEGQLHNDEYGKDLTSVNILLKKHQMLEHQMEVREKEVQSLQSQALALSQEDAGLAEVDGQQRRVTDNFSNLQEPLKLRRQRLLASKEAHQFNRDLEDEILWVKERMPLANSTDHGKDLPTVQLLIKKNQTLQKEIQGHQPRIDDIHRRGETQSQVDGERQSVLEERLVELNDLWDQLIGETDKRHARLIEANRAQQFYADAAEAEAWMGEQELHMMSEEKAKDEQSALVMVKKHQILEQALEDYAQTIHQLANSSRLMVTSEHPESERINLRQAQVDKLYAGLKDLAEERRGRLQERLRLTQLKREVDDLEQWIAEREVVAGSHELGQDYEHVTMLRDKFREFARDTSTIGQERVDGVNGLADDLIESGHPENASVAEWKDGLNEAWADLLELIDTRTQMLAASYELHRFHQDAMEVLGRVKEKHEALPSDLGRDLNTVQHLHRQHNTFEHDIQALSGQVNQVQEDAARLQKAYAGEKADDINRSENAVTSAWEGLLEAGQARRLLLLDTVEKFRFFNMVRDLMLWMDGVNLQIDAHDSPRDVSSAGLVIANHQDIKSEIETRVDSFTACTEMGNTLINNNHYAADEIREKLVQLQEKRDRINKNWLDKMDHLQIVLEVLQFGRDACVAESWLAGQEPLVRTAELGANVDEVESLIKRHEAFEKLASAWEDRFVLLEKLTTLEEQEIQRRREEEERARRPPTPPPVEEVAQSEAESHPHDSAARTSLDQTTLNQDVSVNGVHSDNDTSQGSESESVNGPGRDSGLASSRLEPSATLPGRGGAESEPDTMEGMLCRKQEMESHSRKAATRSWQNVYCVLRKGSLGFYKDGKSASNGIPYHGEVPISLGEAVCEVANGYKKRKHVFKLRLGDGKEYLFQAKDESEMSSWISSILSSIPTGSGDSPGVPRAISRAMTMPPISPSSVDAGGVTMRNKEGKDKDREKRFSFFGKKK, via the exons ATGAGCGTGAAGCGGTTCAGAAGAAGACCTTTACCAAATGGGTGAACTCTCACTTAGGCCGAGTGACCAGTCGCATTGGTGATTTGTACACCGACCTACGCGATGGCCGTATGCTAATCCGCCTTCTGGAAGTGCTCTCAGGAGAACAGCTG CCAAAACCCACCAAGGGACGCATGCGTATCCACTGCCTGGAGAATGTTGATAAAGCCCTGCAGTTCCTCAAGGAGCAAAAAGTCCATCTGGAAAACATGGGCTCCCATGACATTGTGGACGGGAATCACCGCCTCACACTGGGTCTCATCTGGACCATTATCCTTCGCTTCCAG ATCCAGGACATCAGTGTGGAGACGGAAGACAACAAGGAGAAAAAGTCAGCTAAAGAAGCCCTGCTGCTTTGGTGCCAAATGAAAACTGCTGG ATATCCCAACGTCAACATTCACAACTTCACTACCAGCTGGCGAGATGGTCTGGCGTTCAGTGCCattgtgcacaaacacag ATCTGACCTGATTGAGTTTGACAACCTGAAGAGATCCAATGCTCACTACAATCTTCAGAATGCTTTCAATGTGGCTGAGAAGGAACTGGGCCTTACCAAGCTGCTGGATCCAGAAG ATGTCAATGTTGATCAGCCTGATGAAAAGTCCATCATTACCTATGTGGCCACCTACTATCATTACTTCTCCAAGATGAAAGCCCTGGCAGTGGAGGGCAAAAGAATTGGCAAG GTGCTGGACTATGCGATTGAGGCTGACCAGCTGATAGAGAAGTACGAAACCCTGGCttcagagctgctgcagtggattGAGCAGACCATAGGGACGCTAAATGACAGGCAGCTCGCCAACTCCCTGAATGCTGTGCAGAACCAGCTTCAGGCTTTTAACTCCTACCGGACTGTGGAGAAACCCCCCAA ATTTACAGAGAAAGGAAACTTGGAGATTCTTCTCTTTACTATCCAAAGCAAGATGCGAGCAAACAACCAGAAAGTCTACATGCCAAGAGAGGGCAAACTTATCTCAGACATCAACAAG GCATGGGAGCGACTGGAAAAGGCAGAGCATGAACGTGAGCTGGCGCTGCGAAATGAGTTGATTCgacaggagaagctggagatgCTCGCTGCTCGTTTTGACCGCAAAGCAGCTATGAGGGAGACATGGCTGAGTGAGAACCAGAGGCTGGTGTCTCAG GACAACTTTGGAACCGATCTGGGAGCGGTGGAAGCTGCCACCCGTAAACATGAGGCCATTGAGACAGACATTGGGGCATATTGGGAGCGTGTGGCTGCTGTGGAGGCTGTTGCAAAAGAGCTGGAAGCAGAAGGATACCATGATGTGCGGCGTGTTATTGCTCGAAGGGATAATGTGCTTCGACTCTGGGAATACCTGAAAGAGCTTCTGGTTGCACGCAGAGAGCGGCTGAATGCCCACCGTGACCTACAGAGGCTGTTCCAGGAGATGTGCTACATCATGGATTGGACGGCAGATATGAAG aatCGTCTGCAGTCTCAGGATAATGGCAAACATTTGCATGATGTGTTGGACCTTCTTCAGAAACACAATTTGGTAGAGGCTGACATATCAGCTCAGGCAGAGAGGATCAAGGCAGTGCAGGGAGCAGCACAGCGCTTCACTTCCTATGAACAGG CCTACAAACCATGTGAGCCAGGACTAGTAGGTGAAAAGGTGGACCTGCTCGGTCAAGCTTACGAGGAGCTTGGTCAGCTTGCCTGCAAACGTAGAGAGCAGTTGGAGGACTCTCGTCGCCTGTGGCAGTTCATGTGGGATGTCGGAGAGGAGGCAGCCTGGATCCGAGAACAGGAGCAGATCCTGGCTAGTGGAGACTGTGGGCGGGACCTCACTTCTGCTCTTCACCTGCTCAGTAAACATGAGGCTTTCAGAGATGAGATGGCTGCCCGCTATGGTCCCCTGAGTAACAGCATTGCTGCCGGGGAAGCTTTGGTTAACGAGGGACACTTTGGAGCCCCAGAGGTCACAGAGAGGATTGAAGACATCCGTTCACAGTGGGCACATCTTGAGGAG ACAACTAAACTGAGAGAGCAGAGACTCAAAGAAGCTGTGGCCCTGCAACAGTTCCAAACAGATGCCAGTGACATGGAGGCCTGGATCATGGAGACACTTAGACAGGTGTCAAGTCAGGAGTTGGGCCACGATGAGTTCTCCACTCAAACTATAGCTCGCAAGCAGAGGGAGATAGATGAGGAGATCCAGAGCCACCGCCCCGTCATCGACTCCTTGCAAGAGCAGGTTCAAGCACTACCGCAGGCCTATACACAATCCCCTCAG GTGGATGGCCGCCTACCTGCTATCGAACAGAGTTATGAAGAACTGGAGACTCTGTCAGTAGCTCGGCGGCAGGCTCTGGAAGGAGCCCTGGCTCTTTACCGCATGTTCAGTGAAGCAGGCGCCTGCCAGCTCTGGGTGGAAGAAAAGGAGCAGTGGTTAGACAGCATGGAGATCCCAACCAAACTGGAAGACTTGGAGGTGGTGCAGCAGAG ATTTGAGACTCTTGAACCTGAGATGAATAATCTAGGAACTCGAGTCACTGATGTTAATCAGGTggcagagcagctgctgagctCTGACAACTGTAGTAAAGACCAAATCCACCAGACAAAAGACCAACTCAACAGCAG ATGGACAGAGTTTGAACAACTGGCTGGTCAAAAGAAACATGCCCTCGAGTCTGCCCTCAACATCCAGAACTACCACTTGGAGTGTAATGAGATCCAGACTTGGATGAAGGAAAAGACCAAGGTGATTGAATCCACTCAGAGTCTGGGCAATGACCTGGCTGGAGTGATGGCACTGCAACGCAAACTCACCGGCATGGAGAGGGACCTGGAGGCCATTCAG GGCAAATTGGATGACCTAAGAAATGAGGCAGAAACGCTGGCCACAGAACATCCAGATCAGGCAGGAGAGATCCAAGGCCGCCTGGCTGGGATTCAAGAAGTGTGGGAGGAGTTGAACGCGACCATGAAGCGACGTGAGGAATCACTGGGTGAAGCCAGCAAGCTGCAGGGCTTCCTCAGGGACCTGGATGGTTTCCAGTCCTGGTTGTCCCGCACCCAAACAGCCGTGGCCTCAGAAGACATTCCCACTTCTCTGACTGAGGCTGAGAGTTTACTAGCCCAGCATGAGAATATAAAGAATGAGGTGGATAACTATAAGGAGGACTATGAGAAGATGCGTGCAGTCGGTGAGGAGGTCACCCAAGGTCAGACAGATGCCCAGTACATGTTCTTGGCTCAGAGGCTCCAGGCACTGGATACTGGCTGGCATGAGTTGCGTCGCATGTGGGAGAACCGCCACAGTCTTCTGGCCCAAGCCTTTGACTTCCAGACTTTCCTAAGAGATGCAAAGCAGGCGGAAGCTTTCCTGAACAGCCAG GAGTATGTGCTGTCCCATACAGAGATGCCTGCCAGTCTACAGGGAGCAGAAGAGGCCATTAAGAAGCATGAGGATTTCCTCACTACCACAGAGGCCAGTGAGGAGAAGATAACTGGTGTAGTGGAGAACGGAAGGCGACTCATCAATGACTCTAATGCAAACTCTGATAAGATCCAGGAAAAAGTTGATTCTATCCAGGAAAG GCATTTTAAGAATAAGGAGTCTGCAAATGAATTGCTGACAAAGCTTAAGGACAATCGTGAACTTCAACACTTCCTCCAAGATGGGCAAGAG CTCACATTGTGGATCAATGAGAAGATGCTGACGGCACAGGACATGTCTTATGATGAGGCCAGAAATCTTCACAGCAAGTGGCAGAAGCACCAGGCCTTCATGGCAGAGCTGGCCTCTAACAAAGACTGGCTGGATAAAATTGACAAG GAGGGTCAGGCTCTGGTGGCAGAGAAGCCTGAGCTGAAACCTGTTGTCCAGCAGACCCTGGAGGACCTACAGCGTCAGTGGGAGGAGCTGGAAGGCACCACACGCACCAAGGCCCAGTGTTTGTTCGATGCTAACCGGGCTGAGCTCTTTACACAGAGCTGCTCCTCTCTAGATGTCTGGCTGAAGAACCTCGAGGGTCAGCTGCATAATGACGAATACGGCAAAGATTTGACCAGTGTCAACATCTTGCTCAAGAAGCACCAG ATGCTGGAGCACCAGATGGAGgtcagagagaaggaggtgcaGTCCCTGCAGTCTCAGGCTCTGGCGCTGTCCCAGGAGGACGCTGGTCTAGCAGAGGTAGATGGTCAGCAAAGGCGTGTCACTGACAACTTCTCAAACCTCCAGGAGCCTCTCAaactgaggagacagagactaCTCGCCTCCAAAGAAGCACATCAGTTCAACAGAGATCTGGAGGATGAAATT CTATGGGTGAAAGAGAGGATGCCCCTGGCTAACTCCACAGACCATGGAAAAGATCTGCCTACTGTTCAGCTGCTTATCAAGAAGAACCAG ACATTACAGAAGGAGATCCAGGGCCACCAGCCTCGCATTGATGACATCCACAGAAGAGGGGAGACTCAGAGCCAGGTCGATGGTGAGAGACAGTCTGTCCTAGAGGAGCGTCTTGTTGAGCTGAACGACCTTTGGGACCAACTGATTGGCGAGACAGACAAACGTCATGCACGTTTAATAGAGGCCAATCGCGCCCAGCAGTTCTATGCTGATGCAGCGGAGGCCGAAGCTTGGATGGGCGAACAAGAGTTACACATGATGTCAGAAGAAAAGGCCAAg gACGAGCAAAGCGCACTAGTGATGGTCAAGAAGCACCAGATCCTGGAGCAGGCACTTGAGGACTACGCCCAAACCATTCACCAGCTAGCCAATAGCAGCCGTCTCATGGTCACCAGTGAACACCCAGAGAG TGAGAGAATCAACTTACGGCAAGCCCAAGTGGACAAACTGTATGCCGGGTTGAAAGACCTCGCTGAGGAGCGTCGTGGCCGGCTTCAGGAGAGACTGCGGCTGACCCAGCTGAAGCGGGAGGTGGATGACCTAGAACAGTGGATTGCTGAGAGGGAGGTGGTTGCCGGCTCCCATGAACTAGGACAGGACTATGAACATGTCACA atgCTGAGAGACAAGTTCAGGGAGTTTGCTCGTGACACCAGCACTATTGGCCAAGAGCGAGTAGATGGTGTAAATGGGTTGGCAGATGACTTGATTGAGTCGGGTCATCCTGAGAATGCCAGTGTAGCTGAGTGGAAGGATGGTCTAAATGAGGCCTGGGCAGATCTGCTGGAGCTGAtcgacacacgcacacaaatgttGGCTGCCTCCTACGAGTTGCACCGCTTCCATCAGGATGCCATGGAGGTGCTCGGACGTGTTAAGGAAAAGCATGAGGCACTGCCTTCTGACCTTGGCCGTGACCTGAACACTGTCCAGCATCTACACAGGCAGCACAACACGTTTGAACATGACATCCAGGCCCTCAGTGGACAG GTGAACCAGGTGCAAGAGGATGCAGCCCGGTTGCAGAAGGCTTATGCTGGAGAGAAAGCTGATGACATTAACAGGAGTGAAAATGCTGTGACTTCTGCCTGGGAGGGCTTGCTCGAGGCTGGTCAGGCCCGCAGGCTCCTCCTGCTGGACACGGTGGAGAAGTTCCGCTTCTTCAACATGGTGCGAGACCTCATGCTATGGATGGATGGCGTCAACCTGCAAATTGACGCACATGACAGTCCAAG GGATGTATCATCTGCAGGGCTGGTCATTGCCAATCATCAGGACATCAAGTCAGAGATTGAGACCAGGGTTGACAGCTTTACTGCCTGTACTGAGATGGGAAATACTCTCATTAACAACAATCACTATGCAGCTGATGAG ATTCGGGAGAAACTGGTTCAGCTCCAGGAAAAGAGAGACAGGATCAACAAAAACTGGCTAGACAAGATGGACCATCTACAAATTG TGCTGGAGGTGCTGCAGTTTGGACGGGATGCCTGTGTGGCAGAGTCTTGGTTGGCAGGTCAAGAACCTCTGGTGCGAACAGCAGAGCTGGGCGCAAATGTGGACGAGGTCGAGAGCCTTATAAAGCGTCACGAGGCCTTTGAAAAACTTGCTTCAGCCTGGGAAGATCGCTTTGTCCTACTGGAGAAACTCACTACA CTTGAGGAGCAGGAGATCCAGAGGAggcgagaggaagaggagagggctCGCCGACCCCCCACACCACCCCCAGTCGAAGAAGTGGCACAGTCTGAGGCAGAAAGTCATCCACATGATTCGGCAGCCAG AACCAGTCTGGACCAGACCACCCTCAATCAGGATGTGTCAGTGAATGGAGTACATAGTGATAATGACACATCTCAG GGCTCAGAGTCGGAGTCGGTGAACGGGCCAGGTAGAGACAGTGGGCTGGCATCTTCTCGCCTCGAGCCGTCTGCAACGTTACCAGGCAGGGGTGGAGCAGAGTCCGAGCCAGACACCATGGAGGGGATGCTCTGTCGAAAACAGGAGATGGAGTCCCACAGCAGAAAGGCAGCTACCAG GTCTTGGCAGAACGTGTACTGTGTCTTAAGAAAAGGAAGTCttggtttttataaagatggcAAGAGTGCCAGCAACGGAATTCCATATCATGGAGAGGTACCCATCAGCCTCGGCGAGGCTGTGTGTGAGGTAGCAAACGGCTATAAGAAGAGGAAACATGTGTTCAAGCTCAG GCTAGGGGATGGAAAAGAGTACCTGTTCCAAGCCAAGGATGAG tCGGAAATGAGCTCCTGGATCAGCTCCATCCTCAGTTCCATTCCAACAGGATCAGGAGACTCACCCGGAGTTCCACGGGCCATCAGCCGCGCCATGACGATGCCTCCCATCTCCCCCAGCTCAGTTGATGCTGGAGGCGTCACCATGCGCAACAAAGAGGGGAAAGACAAGGATCGAGAGAAGAGGTTCAGCTTCTTTGGCAAGAAGAAATAG